Proteins co-encoded in one bacterium genomic window:
- the rplP gene encoding 50S ribosomal protein L16, with translation MLMPKRVKFRKQQRGRMRGKAVRGSLLVYGEYGLKTMEPHWITARQIESARVAMTRYIKRGGKIWIRIFPDKPCTKKPAETRMGKGKGAPEYWVAVVKPGRVMFEIAGVDENTAREALRLAAHKLPVKTKFVTAAEFGD, from the coding sequence ATGTTAATGCCCAAGCGCGTCAAATTCCGAAAGCAACAGCGCGGCCGTATGCGCGGCAAAGCGGTACGCGGCTCCCTCCTGGTGTACGGGGAGTATGGTTTAAAGACCATGGAGCCCCACTGGATCACCGCGCGTCAGATTGAGTCCGCGCGTGTCGCCATGACCCGCTATATCAAACGCGGCGGCAAAATTTGGATTCGAATTTTTCCGGACAAGCCGTGCACCAAAAAGCCGGCGGAGACCCGAATGGGAAAAGGCAAAGGCGCACCGGAATACTGGGTGGCGGTGGTCAAGCCGGGTCGGGTGATGTTTGAGATCGCCGGGGTGGATGAGAACACGGCGCGCGAAGCCCTGCGGTTGGCCGCACACAAATTGCCGGTCAA